A region of Mesorhizobium sp. M3A.F.Ca.ET.080.04.2.1 DNA encodes the following proteins:
- a CDS encoding anti-sigma factor, producing MSTHNDGLPEDAAGMKLMLNALVDGELDAASAMAVERRIAADPTLAAEHARIVAVRGAVGGLAKPVVSEGFNARIAAIGAGSNVHALRPQAAQTRQKASRPSWSRRGFGSFDWRAMAASIMVSAVLASGATQWAMQRGAPDSFAAGVASGHRRSLLAESPVDVVSSDRHTVKPWLDARLGVSPPAPDLAKDGFALVGGRVEVIDGRPVPALVYRHREHLITVATEPQSGGTATSPVDLSAGGFSLVQWSDGAFSYWAISDMERPELDAFAARFRAAVAGS from the coding sequence ATGAGCACCCACAATGACGGATTGCCCGAGGATGCCGCCGGAATGAAGCTGATGCTGAACGCACTAGTCGATGGCGAGCTTGATGCAGCTTCGGCGATGGCTGTCGAGCGACGCATCGCCGCCGATCCAACTCTGGCTGCCGAGCATGCCCGCATCGTTGCCGTGCGGGGAGCGGTTGGCGGCCTCGCAAAACCGGTCGTCAGCGAGGGATTCAACGCCCGCATCGCGGCCATCGGCGCGGGGAGCAATGTGCACGCGTTGCGGCCACAGGCCGCGCAGACACGGCAGAAAGCCTCTCGACCGAGCTGGTCAAGACGCGGCTTCGGCTCATTCGATTGGCGAGCCATGGCTGCCTCGATCATGGTCAGCGCGGTGCTGGCCAGCGGCGCCACACAGTGGGCAATGCAGCGCGGTGCGCCCGACAGCTTCGCCGCCGGGGTAGCCAGCGGCCATCGGCGCAGCCTCTTGGCGGAAAGCCCCGTGGATGTCGTCTCGTCGGACCGGCACACGGTGAAGCCCTGGCTGGACGCGAGGCTTGGCGTTTCCCCACCCGCGCCGGACCTCGCGAAGGATGGATTTGCGCTTGTCGGCGGTAGAGTAGAGGTCATCGACGGCCGGCCGGTGCCGGCGCTCGTCTACCGCCACCGCGAGCATCTGATCACCGTGGCCACCGAGCCGCAAAGTGGGGGCACGGCAACAAGCCCGGTCGACCTTTCGGCCGGTGGCTTCTCGCTGGTGCAATGGAGCGACGGCGCGTTCTCGTATTGGGCGATCTCCGACATGGAACGGCCAGAGCTCGACGCGTTCGCGGCCCGCTTTCGCGCTGCGGTCGCCGGCAGCTGA
- a CDS encoding DUF680 domain-containing protein: MKRTVFTLAAIIFATGSALAGSDHYDANNAQPVAAVDTTRTGSLAKPEIARHRPTTAVKPAPEEPGQGIWGR, encoded by the coding sequence ATGAAGAGAACCGTCTTCACCCTTGCCGCCATCATCTTCGCCACCGGCAGCGCCCTTGCCGGCAGCGATCACTATGACGCCAACAACGCCCAGCCGGTTGCGGCGGTCGATACCACCCGTACAGGTTCCCTCGCGAAGCCTGAAATTGCCCGCCACCGCCCGACGACGGCGGTCAAGCCTGCTCCGGAAGAGCCCGGTCAGGGCATTTGGGGCCGCTAG